A part of Candidatus Aegiribacteria sp. genomic DNA contains:
- the hflK gene encoding FtsH protease activity modulator HflK has product MKVIKTGSMIPDKYKWGLIAFVVFLWFVLGGPFYIVDPEEEGVVLTFGRYTSTTEPGFHFKWPWPVQTVFKPAVNVVQRIEIGFRTISDNPPSYISFTNDREMLGEAEMLTGDENIIDCAIIVQYRIKDAVDYLFNVRDQEGTLRDIAESTTRLIVGDNAIDAVLTTGKLDIQNRVMEMTQLISDEYGLGVNIIAVQLMDVQPPQPVSAAFKDVATAREDMQAYINEAESYRNQRIPQALADSVEMVNEAMGYSAGRVNNAIGEAFRFTAVAEEYRKSPAVTATRLHLETLTALLDTVPVTVVDEAAGALTHYNLVGGDK; this is encoded by the coding sequence ATGAAAGTGATAAAAACGGGGTCGATGATTCCCGATAAATACAAATGGGGGTTAATCGCCTTTGTTGTGTTTCTCTGGTTCGTTCTTGGGGGGCCCTTCTACATAGTTGATCCTGAGGAGGAAGGGGTGGTTCTCACGTTTGGAAGGTACACCTCCACCACTGAGCCTGGATTCCATTTCAAATGGCCCTGGCCGGTACAGACGGTGTTCAAACCGGCGGTGAACGTTGTTCAAAGGATAGAAATCGGCTTCAGAACCATTTCGGACAACCCGCCATCCTACATCAGCTTCACGAACGACAGGGAAATGCTGGGTGAGGCGGAGATGCTCACCGGAGACGAAAATATCATAGATTGCGCAATAATAGTTCAATACAGGATCAAAGACGCTGTTGATTATCTCTTCAACGTCCGTGACCAGGAGGGGACCCTGAGAGACATAGCGGAATCCACTACAAGACTTATTGTAGGAGACAATGCCATTGATGCCGTGCTCACTACAGGAAAACTGGATATCCAGAACCGTGTCATGGAGATGACGCAGCTGATATCCGATGAGTACGGACTGGGAGTGAACATCATAGCTGTTCAGCTCATGGATGTTCAGCCGCCGCAGCCGGTTTCCGCGGCTTTCAAGGACGTTGCTACAGCCAGGGAGGATATGCAGGCCTACATTAACGAAGCGGAGAGTTACAGAAACCAGCGGATTCCGCAGGCCCTAGCGGATTCTGTGGAAATGGTGAACGAGGCCATGGGTTACAGCGCGGGCAGGGTCAACAACGCTATCGGAGAAGCGTTCAGATTCACCGCGGTTGCTGAGGAATACAGGAAAAGCCCCGCTGTTACCGCCACCAGGCTTCACCTCGAAACTCTTACAGCTCTGCTCGATACTGTTCCGGTAACCGTGGTTGACGAAGCGGCAGGTGCCCTGACTCACTACAACCTTGTTGGAGGTGACAAATGA